The DNA sequence AAGGAAAAGGTGCTGACCGCCTACGACGAGTACGAGTTCCATGTCCTCTACCATGCCGTGAACGGCTTCTGCACCGTGGAGATGAGCTCGTTCTACCTGGATATTCTCAAGGACCGGGTCTACACCAGCAAGAAGGACTCCCTGGAACGGCGCAGCGCCCAGACCGTCATGTACCGCATCCTGGATACCCTGCTGCGCCTGATCGCACCGGTACTCTCCTTCACCGCCGACGAGGCCTGGCAGTACCTGCCGGGCGAGCGCGAGGCCAGCGTCCATTTGGCCGCATTCCCCACACTCCAGCCCGAGGTGAAGGACGACAAGCTGGTGGAACGCTGGGAGCGGCTCATGAAGGTGCGGGCCGAGGTTTCCAAGGCCCTGGAACAGGCCCGAGTAGCCAAGACCATCGGCCACTCCCTGGATGCCGGGGTAACCATCGGCGCCGAACCGGAACTGTTGGCCTTCCTCCGGGAATACGCCGCAGAGTTGGCTGCGATCTTCATCGTTTCCAAGGTCACCCTGGTTGACACCATGGCTGGCGACAGCTATGCGGCTGAAACCCTCCCCGGCCTGCGGATACAGGTGTCCGCCGCTCCGGGCGAGAAGTGCGACCGTTGCTGGTGCTACAGCGAGGAACTGGGACAGGATACATCGCACCCAACCATATGTCCCAAATGCACCAAGGCGGTGGTCTAGCGATGCGGCGCTGGGCTATTTTCGGCAGTATCGCCATCGTCGGACTGATCGTCGATCAGATCACCAAGTTGTACATCGACCGGAGCATGCAGATGTTCCAGTCGATCCCGGTGATCGACGGCCTGTTCAACATCACCTATGTGCGCAACAAAGGGGCCGCTTTCAGTTTTCTCTCCCACGCCTCCTGGCGGCTCCCTTTTTTCATCGCCATCTCAGCCATCGCTGCGGTGGTGATCGTGATCGCCTTCAACCGCCTGCGCAACGACCAGCAATTGGCCCAGGTCTCCCTGGCCATGATCTTCTCGGGCGCCGTGGGCAACCTCATCGACCGGGTCCGCCTGGGCGAGGTGATCGACTTCCTCGATGTGTACTGGAAAGCGCACCACTGGCCGGCCTTCAACGTCGCCGACTCGCTGATCTGCGTCGGCGTAGCCCTGCTGGCGCTGGACATGCTGCGGGAGGAACAGCGGCAGAAACGGATAAAAAGCTAGTCCTGAATCCGTAATGCCGGAATACCGCAGTGTCAGGAAGAGCCGGGGCCAGCCCGCCGCCATGCCGTAACAGCTCACTCACTCCACCGGTCCTCCGCCTGATGGCTGCAAACTCTTCAGACGCAAAGGCAGAGGCCTGCCGGACCAGCGAAGGCGGATGGTGTCACGGATTCAGGTTGGACTGACTGCGTCAGGGGCGTCAGGGCCCGATGGGGGGGGGAGACTTACATATGATGACCTACTGGCTTTCATACGTGGCGCTGGGCGGCTTTGCCGGCATCCTGGCGGGGCTCCTGGGCGTGGGGGGCGGCTTGGTGATCGTACCGATACTCACCTTCCTGTTCACGGCCCAGCAGTTGCCGGCCGCCTATATCCTGCACCTGGCGCTGGGCACGTCGCTGGCCACCATCATGTTCACCTCGGTCTCCAGCATGCGGGCCCACCATGGCCGCAAAGCGGTCGACTGGGGGGTCGTCCGGCGCATAACCCCCGGTATCCTGGCCGGGACCTTCCTCGGTTCCTGGCTGGCGTCACACCTCTCCACCGGTTTTCTCAAGGGTTTCTTCGTGGCGTTCCTGTACTACGTGGCGCTCCAGATGCTGTTGGACATCAAGCCCAAGGCCCAGCGGCAACTCCCCGGCACGGTCGGCACCTCCGGCGTCGGCAGCCTGATCGGCGGCGTTTCCAGCCTGGTCGGCATCGGCGGCGGCACCATGACCGTGCCGTTTCTGTTGTGGTGCAACGTCCCCATGCGCAACGCCATCGGGACCTCCGCTGCGGTCGGTTTCCCCATCGCCTTCGCCGGGGCGGTCGGCTATGCGGTTAACGGCCTGGCGGCCACGGCGCTGCCCAGCTTCAGCATCGGTTTTGTCTACCTCCCGGCGCTGGCCGGGGTGGCATGCGCCAGCTTCGCCACGGCCCCCCTGGGCGCCAAACTGGCCCACACCCTGCCGGTGCCCCGCTTGAAAAAATTCTTCGCCCTGCTGCTGGTAGCCATGGCCACCAAGATGCTGGTGAGCCTGCTCTGACAAGTTGTTGAAAGCTCAGGTTGTTCAAAAATAGTCAGATCGTCGCACCCGCTAGACAAGCTCTGAGGAGGCGTAGCAGCGCTACGCCGCACGAAAGGGCCTTCGAGGATGAAGGCCTGATGGCTGTTTTTCAACAACCTCACAGATCGCCGGTCATCTCCTGCAACAGGTAGAGCTTGGGATTCAGGCCGCTGACGCAGGCGATCACCTCTTTCAGCCGTTCCTCATCCAACCCGCACTCCTCGTCGATCCCCTGGAAATAGTCGAAGCCCTTGGGCAGGCTGGTATAGCTGCCCGCACGCAGCAGCGATACGTCCACCATATCGTTGATCCTCCCCTGGGCCTCCCAGGGGTCGCGGTAGTTAAACTGGCGCGCCACCACATGCAGCCCCATGCCGTTGGGAAACGTGGCCTTGACCTCGAAGGAGAACTCCCGCGGGGCGCCATAGCTCTCGCTCCTCCCGGAGCGCACCAGTACCTCGGCTCCCGCCTCTTCCAGCAGGCTCCCGACCGACTCCGCGGTCATCGGTTTGAATTCGTCCATACCATCCTTTCATAAAAATAATTCTGCCACAGAGACACAGAGAAATACGGGAGTAAGGCAAGCACAACCTGACGACTTTTGTTTGTTCCAAAAATGTTTTGCTTTTCTCTGTGAACCTCTGTGTCTCCGTGTCTCTGTGGCAGATGTTGATTTTAAAGCTTCCCTGTTTCTATGGCGGACTTTTCCGATCACACATCCAACCGCAACTCTACCCCCCACGGTACCGGCCGTTCCCCTTCGCGGGTCAGCACCCACAGGGTGGGGAACGGCATCGTTTCAGGGGCCGGGCCGATGCCGTCGGTCAGGTAGATGATCGCAGCCGGTAACGGATGCATCCCCCTGGCATACTCGAAGACCGGCCGCAGGTCGGTGAAGCCGCCGCCGTCGTACCGCAGGGCCACGAACGACGAGCCGTTGAACGCCTCTACGCGCTGGATGCGGCTGTTGGCGTACAACACGGTGATGTGGGCGTCCCGCCCCCGGGCGATCTGCACCAACTCTCGGGCAAAGGCCTCGCGCAGCTCCACGATATTGGTGGAGTCGCTGACATCGATGCCCACCAGCAGGTTGAGCCGCCGCCGCTTGCGAATCCCGGGGGTGCCCGTGCCGAAACGGCGATGTTCCCGCGTCCAGGTGCTCTTCCGCCCCACCCGCCCGGCCGTGGCGACGAACTGCCGCAGCAGTTGACGCCAGGGGATGGGCGATGGCCGCAGCAGCCCCTCCACCACCGCCCGGATATCTCCCGGCGCCTCGCCATCGCTCCCCCGCAGGCTGTCCCGCGTGATGCTCCGCACCATCTCCTCGCCCAGGGGCAGGGGGGTGCTGTCGGCATCGCTCCAGATCTCGTGGTCGTCCAGGGTTGCCCCGTCCTGCACGGCGGCCCGCCCCTGCCCGGCAGCCCCCCGGTCATCCCGTTCTCCATCGCCGTAGCCGCTGCCGTCCAGGTTTCCAGTATCGAAGGGGGGCACCAGCAACCCGTAATACTCCTCCGCCGCCAACCCCGCTTCCAGGCCGTACTGTTCCGGTACGAGCGCATCGTCCGGCAGCCCCTCGATGCCGGGGTTGATGGCCAGATCGCAGGCAATGTCCCAATCGTGGTTGTTGCGCTGTTTGCGCCGCAGGGGATGGAGATGGAGGAGATGCTTGACCAGGTGTTCCAGCAGGGCCTGCTGCCCCTTGTGGGACAGGGCGGCAAACAGCGGGGGATTCAGGGAGAGGGTCGGCACGCCGTCCCGGATGGTCACACCCGCGGCGCGGTTGGACGAGGGCAGTTCCGCACGGCGCAGGTTGAGGATGAAATGGCCGTAGAACGGTTTATCCCGCAGCAGGCGGACGATGGCGGTTTCAAGGGTGTTCATGGTCGGCATGATCGGTAGTGTGCCACAGGGGCTTGGAAAATTCAAAGTATTGCCTCAAAGACGGCGGACAAGAGGCCCTCTCAGCCGGCAGAGCCCGCATACCGTTCCCCGCCCGCATAGACCTCCTGAACCGCACCCTCGCCCACAAGCCGTTCCAGCACCTTCTCCGCCTCTGCCCCACCGTTCCCCGCCACCTGAAAATCAGCGCGCTTTCCCGGTTCCAGCGAACCGCAGGATGAGGCCATACCGAGGGCAGTAGCCCCCCCGACCGTAACCATGCGGAAGGCTTCGGCCGGGGACAGGTCGTGACGGAACAGATCAAGGGCGAAGCGCATCTCCTCCCACAGGGAGAGGGAGTCGTTGCTGGCCAGGGAATCGGTGCCCAGGGCCAGCGGAATGCCGAGCTTCTTGAACAGATGCAGCGGGGCCTTTCCCACATCGAGACGTTCGTTGCTGCGTGGGCAGAGCACGACTGAGCAGCCGCGCTCTTTAAGGGTTTCCCCATCCGATGGGGTGACGTGGACGCAGTGGATGGCCAGGGTGGTGGGGGTCAGCAGGCCGAAGCGGCCCAGGAGTTCGGTGGAGCTGCAATGGCGGGGCGGCATCAGCAGTCCCTCCCACCCCACGAAGGGATAGAACTGCTCCGCCAGGGGACCGGCGGTGTCGAAGATGAAATCGGCCTCCTCCCGGGATTCGGAGATGTGGATCGCCAGGGGGAGGGATCGGGAAGATGCCGCCTCGCGGATCTGCGCCAGGCTTCCCTCGCCCAGGGTGTAGGGGCTGTGGGGCGACAGGCCGCTGGCTAGCCGGTCGGTGTCCTCTCCACAGGCGGCAAGCGCCTTGTCCAGCATGCCGCGGAACCGGTCAGGGTCGTGGCCGAGCAGTTCGAAGAAGAGACGCCCCCCAAGGGGAGATGTTTGGTAGCGCGGCGCCAGGGCGGGGTTGGTGACGATCTCCCCCACGGCTGTGGTGCCGGACTCCAGGCACATGCGGACCCCCTCCCGCAGGGAGGCGAGGATATCCTCGTCCTTGAGGCCGCGCCTGATCTTGATCAACTGGATGATCCAGTCCACGAAGCGGCGCGGATTGTACTCCACATGGGTACGCAGGCGCCAGGAGGCGAAATGGGTCAACTCCAGGTGGGTGTGGGCATTGACGAAACCGGGGATGATGGCGCTGCCGGGAAATTCCACCACCGGGGCGGCATGGGCGCTCCGCAGCTCGGCGAGCGTACCCACGGCGGCCACCGTACCATGGCGCACCAGGAGCGCGCCGCCGGCAACGGGGGGGGCGTCGGGGTTGATCAGCCATGAGGCGGCGTAGATGGTAGATTCAGACATGTTCAACCCCCAGCGCGGTGTCCGCCCTGAAGGCGGGAATCCGTCATGAAACGGGACGGCGGTGGTTAATTATACCCACAACCCGTACAAAAAGAAACAGGCAGAAAGCCTTTGCCCCCTGCCTGAATCCCTCTCATCCTACCCACCAGTCTTTAACTTTCGGAGGTTGTCAAAAAACTCAGGTTGTTCAAAAATAGTCAGATCGTCGCACCCGCTAGACAAGCCCTGCGGAGGCAGCCCTCTCTCTATCTCTCCCCCAGAGGGGGAGAGCATGCCTTGCCCTCTCCCTCCGGGAGAGGGATTGGGTGAGGGACCGCAGCGCTACGCCGCACAAAGGGCTTTCGAGGATGGCGGCGAGATGGCTGTTTTTCAACAACCTTTTAGTGCACGCACTTCAGTTTGGACTGCCCCGCATCTTCCTTACGGGTCGGCAGCATGCGGTTCTGCTCGTCCACGAAGACCAGTTTCGGCTCGTGGGTGATGGCCGCCTCGTTGTCCATGTTGACGAAGCTGGCGATGATGACCAGATCCTTGGGGGCCACCAGGCGGGCGGCGGCGCCGTTGAGGCAGATGACGCCGGAGCCGCGCTCGCCTTCGATGGCATAGGTTTCCAGGCGGCTGCCGTTGGTCACGTCCCACACCGCCACCTTTTCGTAGGAAACGATGTCGGCCGCATCCATCAGGTCGCGGTCGATGGTGACGCTCCCCTCGTAATGGAGGTCGGCTCCGGTCACGGTGGCACGGTGGATCTTGCTCTTCAACATGATTCTCTGCATGGTTACAGCTCCTCTCCCACTATGGTGTTATCGATCAGTCGCGTCTGTCCAACTTTGACCGCCAGCGCCACGAGCGTACCGCTGTCCACGGTCTGCAACGGTTCCAGCGTGGCGCCGTCGCGCACTTCCAGATAGTCTATTGCGGCCAGGGGCTCCTGGGCGATAACGGCCAGGGCCTCGTTTTTCAGGGCTGCTGCGGAGCGTTCCCCGGCGGCGTACCGATCCCTTGTCCGCGCCAGAGCGCGGGAGAGACAGAGGGCAGCCTGCCGCTCCGCCGGCGACAGGTAGCTGTTCCGCGAGCTCAGGGCCAGGCCGTCCGCCTCCCTGACGATCGGCATGCCGACCACCTGCACCGGCAGGTTCAGGTCGGCCGCCATACGCCGGATGACGGCCAATTGCTGGTAATCCTTGCGCCCGAACAGGGCCACGTCCGGCTGGACGATGTTGAACAACTTGGTCACCACCGTGGCCACGCCGTCGAAGTGTCCCGGACGGCTGGCGCCGCACAGGGGTTGGGAAAGTTCCCGCACCGCCACGCCGGTCTGAAACCCGGACGGGTACATGCCGGCGCTCATAGGGGTAAAGACGATGTCCACGCCGCACGCCTCCGCGGTACGAAAGTCCCGCTCCCGGTCCCGGGGATAGCTGTCCAGGTCCTCGTTTTGGCCGAACTGGATCGGGTTGACGAAGATGGAGAGCACCAGGATATCGCCCCGTGTACGCCCCTCCCTGAGCAGCGAGGCATGCCCCTCGTGCAGGTAGCCCATGGTGGGAACGAAGGCGATGGTCTTGCCCTGGCGCTTGAGACCCAGGGCGGTTTGCTGCATTTCCTCTATGGCGGAGATGATCTTCATGGATTTCCTGATTTCCTCGATTTTACTTTCCCCATTTTAAAGGGATAGATTTCAATTGAACGAATGCTCGGCTGTCGGGAACTCCCCGGCCCGGACCTCATCCACGTAGGTTTTGACCGCCTCGGTGATGATCGGCGTCAGTTCGGCGTAGTGCTTGACGAATTTGGGGGAATACTTTTCGCACAGCCCCAGGATGTCGTGGATCACCAGCACCTGGCCGTCGCAATCCGGCCCCGCGCCGATGCCGATGGTCGGGATGGAGAGTTCGGCCGTGATGCGGGCCGCCAACTGTGCCGGTATCCCTTCCAGGACCACCGAGAAGGCACCGGCCTCCTGAACCGCCCGGGCATCCTCCATGATCCGCTCGGCCTGGTCCTTGCGCCCCTGCACCTTGTAGCCCCCCATGCGGTGGATCGACTGGGGGGTCAGGCCGATGTGGGCCATGACCGGGATGTCGATGGCGGATACTGCGCGGATGACGGAGGCCATATTCACGCCCCCCTCGATCTTCACCGCCTCGGCGCCCCCCTCCTTGATCATCCGGCCGCAGTTGCGGCAGGCATCCTCGATGCCGGTCTGGTACGACATGAACGGCATGTCGGCCACCACCAGGGCCTTGGGGTCGGCGCGCCGAACCGACTTCGTATGGTACAGCATCTCATCCATGGTAACCGGCAGGGTCGTTTCGTGACCGGCTACCACGACGCCGGCCGAATCCCCCACCAGAATCATATCCACCCCCCCCTGGTCCACGAGGCGGGCAAAGGGGAAATCGTAGGCGGTCAGCATGGTGATGCGCCGCCCTTCCCGTTTCATCTGGAAGATGTCCGGTATGGTCGTTTTCTTCTGCATATCGTCCCTCCGTCCCCAAGAAACAAAAAACGCGCCGGAAAGGCGCGATATCGTTCAGTGCAAAGTCATGCCCGCACTGTCGGGTATTCCCTTCCGTCCCGGTTCGTTGCCGAATCCTGGCGGTATATGATCCTGCTCTCCGGTCCCGTGGCTGATCGACCCCCTGCTTGGGTAGCCGTCATAAGAACCGAACATCTATTTATACCAAAAGGCCTATAAAAGGGCTACAAAAAAATACCCTGTTTGTCTGGTGCCGCTGGAAATCCCCAAGGGAGACCGCATCTCACCAGGCTTTCAGGCGTTCTGGCTCCTCAGGGACTCCAACTCCTTGATCACCTCCGCGCTCTGGTCGCGACGGGTTTCCATGTTGTCGAACATCTCCTTCACCATGCCGCCGACCGACTCGACGATCCGGCTGATACGGAGGCCGTCTTCCACCTGATGGGAGGTGGAATCCACCATCTCGTGGGCCATCTCCTTGATGGTTTCGATGGAGCGGGCGATACTCCTGGTGGCCTTGGACTGGTCGGTGGAAGCGGCAAAGATCTGGGTGGTCATGGCACTGATGTCTTCCATGGACTTTGCCACCAGGTGAACGCTCATGGCCTGCTCTTCCGTAGCCTGCTTGATCTGCTGGGTCATGTCCATGGAGCAGACCGAGCGGTCGAAAATGGCCTTGAGGGTTTCCCCCGTGGAATTGCCCAACTCGACGCCGCGCTGCACCAGGCCCTTGGTGGCGGTGATATTGCTGGCGGCGGTCTTGGACTCGGTCATGATCTGTTCGATGATGGAAGTGATCTCGCTGGTGGAATGACCGGTCTGGAGCGAAAGGGTGCGGATCTCCTCGGCCACCACGCCGAAACTTTTGCCGTATTCGCCCGCCTGGGCGGCAATGATCGAGGCGTTCAGGGCCAGCAGGTTGGTGCGCTTGGTGATATCGTTAATCACATTGACGATATTCTCGATCCGGTTGCTGTTCTCGGACAGCCGGGTGATGGCCTCGTAGGAGAGTACGACCGAGGTCTGAATCTCGGCCAGGGAATTGATCGTCTCGGCAACCACGGCGCGGCTCTCGTCCGCATTGGACTTTACCTGGCTGGAGACCTCGTGGGAGATGGCGGCGCTTTGCTCCACGCTGCTGATGGTGTTGCTGATCTGTTCCATGGCCGATGCGGATTGCAGCACGATGCCGGTCAGGTGATCCAGGTTGCGGGTAACCTGTTCGATGGTTACGGAGATTTCACTGACGGCGGTGCTGGTTTCATCCACCGAGGCCATGACCCCCTCGGCGGCCGAGGCGATGACGGCCGATCCGTCGGCAACCGACTCGACGCTTTCCTCCAGGTTCTTGACGTTCTTGAAATGCTGCTCCCGGCTGCTCAGCAGGAAGGCAAAGGAGTTGTCCATCTCCGACGTCAGGGTGTCGATGGAGGCCAGGAGATTGATACGGGTGATGG is a window from the Oryzomonas sagensis genome containing:
- a CDS encoding amidohydrolase family protein encodes the protein MSESTIYAASWLINPDAPPVAGGALLVRHGTVAAVGTLAELRSAHAAPVVEFPGSAIIPGFVNAHTHLELTHFASWRLRTHVEYNPRRFVDWIIQLIKIRRGLKDEDILASLREGVRMCLESGTTAVGEIVTNPALAPRYQTSPLGGRLFFELLGHDPDRFRGMLDKALAACGEDTDRLASGLSPHSPYTLGEGSLAQIREAASSRSLPLAIHISESREEADFIFDTAGPLAEQFYPFVGWEGLLMPPRHCSSTELLGRFGLLTPTTLAIHCVHVTPSDGETLKERGCSVVLCPRSNERLDVGKAPLHLFKKLGIPLALGTDSLASNDSLSLWEEMRFALDLFRHDLSPAEAFRMVTVGGATALGMASSCGSLEPGKRADFQVAGNGGAEAEKVLERLVGEGAVQEVYAGGERYAGSAG
- the panD gene encoding aspartate 1-decarboxylase — encoded protein: MQRIMLKSKIHRATVTGADLHYEGSVTIDRDLMDAADIVSYEKVAVWDVTNGSRLETYAIEGERGSGVICLNGAAARLVAPKDLVIIASFVNMDNEAAITHEPKLVFVDEQNRMLPTRKEDAGQSKLKCVH
- the lspA gene encoding signal peptidase II produces the protein MRRWAIFGSIAIVGLIVDQITKLYIDRSMQMFQSIPVIDGLFNITYVRNKGAAFSFLSHASWRLPFFIAISAIAAVVIVIAFNRLRNDQQLAQVSLAMIFSGAVGNLIDRVRLGEVIDFLDVYWKAHHWPAFNVADSLICVGVALLALDMLREEQRQKRIKS
- a CDS encoding methyl-accepting chemotaxis protein — its product is MRKELIAKKRSKALALSGFLLGSSAPIGWIIIRMLLFYDSGKPLLGQISADIFASPEHLAMYNYMGLGTAIVLAGLGYLIGQNDDELRERATELDALHREVASQKEIFENRYKVLDNNIKNFHQISSKLQMSLDLDEILRLCAAGLHEVLGYERVNILMVQNGTELRFVTTAGTDGFDAAGVTLPLDGRIGVIHKCLAERKVFLVDDISRYPEEYHLQAPYNSLEPLRSRSFILCPIAVKGEAVGVFGIDNKSSRRSLNDSDVDTIMLFADQVASAITRINLLASIDTLTSEMDNSFAFLLSSREQHFKNVKNLEESVESVADGSAVIASAAEGVMASVDETSTAVSEISVTIEQVTRNLDHLTGIVLQSASAMEQISNTISSVEQSAAISHEVSSQVKSNADESRAVVAETINSLAEIQTSVVLSYEAITRLSENSNRIENIVNVINDITKRTNLLALNASIIAAQAGEYGKSFGVVAEEIRTLSLQTGHSTSEITSIIEQIMTESKTAASNITATKGLVQRGVELGNSTGETLKAIFDRSVCSMDMTQQIKQATEEQAMSVHLVAKSMEDISAMTTQIFAASTDQSKATRSIARSIETIKEMAHEMVDSTSHQVEDGLRISRIVESVGGMVKEMFDNMETRRDQSAEVIKELESLRSQNA
- the panB gene encoding 3-methyl-2-oxobutanoate hydroxymethyltransferase, encoding MQKKTTIPDIFQMKREGRRITMLTAYDFPFARLVDQGGVDMILVGDSAGVVVAGHETTLPVTMDEMLYHTKSVRRADPKALVVADMPFMSYQTGIEDACRNCGRMIKEGGAEAVKIEGGVNMASVIRAVSAIDIPVMAHIGLTPQSIHRMGGYKVQGRKDQAERIMEDARAVQEAGAFSVVLEGIPAQLAARITAELSIPTIGIGAGPDCDGQVLVIHDILGLCEKYSPKFVKHYAELTPIITEAVKTYVDEVRAGEFPTAEHSFN
- the panC gene encoding pantoate--beta-alanine ligase, with the protein product MKIISAIEEMQQTALGLKRQGKTIAFVPTMGYLHEGHASLLREGRTRGDILVLSIFVNPIQFGQNEDLDSYPRDRERDFRTAEACGVDIVFTPMSAGMYPSGFQTGVAVRELSQPLCGASRPGHFDGVATVVTKLFNIVQPDVALFGRKDYQQLAVIRRMAADLNLPVQVVGMPIVREADGLALSSRNSYLSPAERQAALCLSRALARTRDRYAAGERSAAALKNEALAVIAQEPLAAIDYLEVRDGATLEPLQTVDSGTLVALAVKVGQTRLIDNTIVGEEL
- a CDS encoding sulfite exporter TauE/SafE family protein, which encodes MTYWLSYVALGGFAGILAGLLGVGGGLVIVPILTFLFTAQQLPAAYILHLALGTSLATIMFTSVSSMRAHHGRKAVDWGVVRRITPGILAGTFLGSWLASHLSTGFLKGFFVAFLYYVALQMLLDIKPKAQRQLPGTVGTSGVGSLIGGVSSLVGIGGGTMTVPFLLWCNVPMRNAIGTSAAVGFPIAFAGAVGYAVNGLAATALPSFSIGFVYLPALAGVACASFATAPLGAKLAHTLPVPRLKKFFALLLVAMATKMLVSLL
- a CDS encoding DUF2201 family putative metallopeptidase — encoded protein: MPTMNTLETAIVRLLRDKPFYGHFILNLRRAELPSSNRAAGVTIRDGVPTLSLNPPLFAALSHKGQQALLEHLVKHLLHLHPLRRKQRNNHDWDIACDLAINPGIEGLPDDALVPEQYGLEAGLAAEEYYGLLVPPFDTGNLDGSGYGDGERDDRGAAGQGRAAVQDGATLDDHEIWSDADSTPLPLGEEMVRSITRDSLRGSDGEAPGDIRAVVEGLLRPSPIPWRQLLRQFVATAGRVGRKSTWTREHRRFGTGTPGIRKRRRLNLLVGIDVSDSTNIVELREAFARELVQIARGRDAHITVLYANSRIQRVEAFNGSSFVALRYDGGGFTDLRPVFEYARGMHPLPAAIIYLTDGIGPAPETMPFPTLWVLTREGERPVPWGVELRLDV